The following are encoded together in the Pseudomonas sediminis genome:
- a CDS encoding methyl-accepting chemotaxis protein, which produces MGNSSEQAARTDSVAAAINELGAAAQEIARNAADASVQASDARRDAEEGQGMVERTLSSMGELSEKIQASGRHIELLSEKSNDIGQILDVIKGISEQTNLLALNAAIEAARAGEAGRGFAVVADEVRNLAQRTQSSALEIQQMIEQLQAGARDAVATMAESRRFSDDSVRIGGQAGENLRGVTRRIGEIDGMNQSVATATEEQTSVIESLNMDITEINTLNQDGVSNLQSSLSACTELDQQVRRLKQLVDSFRI; this is translated from the coding sequence ATGGGTAACTCCAGCGAACAGGCTGCGCGCACCGACAGCGTCGCCGCCGCGATCAACGAGCTCGGTGCAGCCGCCCAGGAGATTGCGCGCAATGCTGCCGATGCTTCCGTGCAGGCCAGTGATGCGCGCCGTGACGCCGAGGAAGGCCAGGGCATGGTGGAACGTACCCTGAGTTCGATGGGGGAGCTGTCGGAGAAGATCCAGGCTTCCGGTCGGCATATCGAACTGCTCAGCGAGAAGAGCAACGATATCGGCCAGATTCTCGATGTGATCAAGGGTATTTCCGAGCAGACCAACCTGCTGGCGCTCAACGCCGCCATCGAGGCGGCGCGTGCCGGTGAGGCCGGGCGAGGTTTTGCCGTGGTCGCCGATGAGGTGCGCAACCTGGCGCAGCGCACGCAGAGCTCGGCGCTGGAGATCCAGCAGATGATCGAGCAACTGCAGGCTGGAGCCCGTGACGCCGTGGCGACCATGGCCGAGAGTCGTCGCTTCAGTGACGACAGTGTGCGCATCGGTGGGCAGGCCGGCGAGAACCTGCGCGGCGTGACCCGACGCATCGGTGAGATCGACGGCATGAACCAGTCAGTGGCGACCGCTACCGAGGAGCAGACCTCGGTGATCGAGAGCCTGAACATGGACATCACCGAAATCAACACGCTGAACCAGGATGGTGTAAGCAACCTGCAGTCCAGCCTCAGTGCCTGTACCGAACTGGATCAGCAGGTCCGTCGCCTCAAGCAACTGGTGGACAGTTTCAGGATCTGA
- a CDS encoding [protein-PII] uridylyltransferase yields MPQMDPELFDRGQFQAELALKSSPIAAFKKAIRGAHEVLDARFRDGRDIRRLVEDRAWFVDQILQEAWKRFAWSEDADIALLAVGGYGRGELHPYSDIDLLILLDSSDHEIFREPIEGFLTLLWDIGLEVGQSVRSVDECAEEARADLTVITNLMESRTIAGPERLRQRMQQVTSTDQMWPSKHFYQAKRDERRARHAKYNDTEYNLEPNVKGSPGGLRDIQTVLWVARRQFDTLNLQALVGQGFLLESEYALLSSSQEFLWKVRYALHMLAGRAEDRLLFDYQARIAALFGYQDGDGKRSIEHFMQKYYRVVMGISELSDLINQHFEEVILRAGESGPATPLNSRFQVRDGYIEVTHPNVFKRTPFAIIEIFVLMAQHPEIKGVRADSIRLLRDSRHLIDDDFRKDIRNTSLFIELFKCKEGIHRNLRRMNRYGILGRYLPEFGHIVGQMQHDLFHIYTVDAHTLNLIKHLRKFRWPELAEKFPLASKLIEKLPKPELIYLAGLYHDIGKGRGGDHSELGAVDAEAFARRHHLPAWDSALIVWLVQHHLVMSTTAQRKDLSNPQVIHDFAQFVGDQTHLDYLYVLTVADINATNPNLWNSWRASLLRQLYTGTQRALGRGLENPLDREEQIRRTQSTALDILVRGGTDPDDAEQLWSQLGDDYFLRHTPGDVAWHTDAILQHPDDGGTLVLIKETSQQEFEGGTQIFIYAQDQHDFFAVTVAAMSQLNLNIHDARIITSTSQFTLDTYVVLEADGSSIGNNPARIQQIREGLIEALKNPDDYPTIIQRRVPRQLKHFAFAPQVTIHNDAQRPVTILELTAPDRPGLLARIGRIFLEYDLSLQNAKIATLGERVEDVFFITDDKGQPLSDPEFCARLQEAIIAKLAEPSAPSTTQITF; encoded by the coding sequence ATGCCGCAGATGGACCCCGAACTGTTTGACCGCGGTCAGTTCCAGGCCGAGCTGGCGTTAAAATCCAGCCCCATCGCCGCATTCAAGAAGGCCATCCGCGGCGCGCATGAGGTACTCGATGCGCGCTTTCGCGACGGCCGCGACATTCGCCGCCTGGTCGAGGATCGCGCCTGGTTCGTCGACCAGATCCTGCAGGAAGCTTGGAAGCGCTTCGCCTGGAGCGAGGACGCCGACATCGCCCTGCTGGCAGTCGGCGGCTACGGCCGTGGCGAACTGCACCCCTATTCGGATATCGACCTGCTGATCCTGCTCGACAGCAGCGACCACGAAATCTTCCGCGAGCCCATCGAGGGCTTTCTCACCCTGCTCTGGGACATCGGCCTGGAGGTCGGCCAGAGCGTGCGCTCGGTCGACGAATGCGCCGAGGAGGCACGTGCCGACCTGACAGTGATCACCAACCTGATGGAAAGCCGCACCATCGCCGGCCCGGAGCGCCTACGCCAACGCATGCAGCAGGTCACCAGCACAGACCAGATGTGGCCGAGCAAGCACTTCTATCAGGCCAAACGTGACGAGCGCAGAGCGCGCCACGCCAAGTACAACGACACCGAATACAACCTCGAGCCCAACGTCAAAGGCTCGCCCGGCGGCCTGCGCGACATCCAGACCGTGCTCTGGGTCGCTCGCCGCCAGTTCGACACCCTCAATCTGCAAGCTCTGGTCGGCCAGGGCTTTCTGCTGGAGAGCGAATACGCCCTGCTCTCCTCCAGCCAGGAGTTCCTGTGGAAGGTGCGTTATGCCCTGCACATGCTCGCCGGGCGCGCCGAAGACCGCCTGCTGTTCGATTACCAGGCCAGAATCGCCGCGCTGTTCGGCTATCAGGACGGCGACGGCAAGCGCAGCATCGAGCACTTTATGCAGAAGTACTACCGCGTGGTCATGGGCATTTCCGAGCTGTCGGACCTGATCAACCAGCATTTCGAGGAAGTCATCCTGCGCGCCGGCGAAAGCGGCCCGGCCACGCCACTGAACAGCCGCTTCCAGGTGCGCGACGGCTATATCGAGGTGACCCACCCGAACGTCTTCAAGCGCACGCCGTTCGCCATCATCGAAATCTTCGTGCTGATGGCGCAACACCCGGAGATCAAAGGCGTGCGTGCCGACAGCATCCGCCTGCTACGCGACAGCCGCCACCTGATCGATGACGATTTCCGCAAGGACATCCGCAACACCAGCCTGTTCATCGAGCTGTTCAAGTGCAAGGAAGGCATCCACCGCAACCTGCGCCGGATGAACCGCTACGGCATTCTCGGCCGCTATCTGCCGGAGTTCGGCCATATCGTCGGGCAGATGCAGCACGACCTGTTCCACATTTATACGGTCGATGCGCACACCCTCAACCTGATCAAGCACCTGCGCAAGTTCCGCTGGCCGGAGCTGGCAGAGAAATTCCCGCTGGCCAGCAAGCTGATCGAGAAACTGCCCAAGCCCGAGCTGATCTACCTCGCCGGGCTTTACCACGATATCGGCAAGGGCCGTGGCGGCGATCACTCCGAGCTTGGCGCGGTGGACGCCGAAGCCTTCGCCCGTCGCCATCATCTGCCGGCCTGGGACAGCGCGCTGATCGTCTGGCTGGTGCAGCACCACCTGGTGATGTCCACCACCGCGCAGCGCAAGGACCTCTCCAACCCGCAGGTGATCCACGATTTTGCCCAGTTCGTCGGCGACCAGACGCACCTGGATTACCTCTACGTGCTGACCGTGGCCGATATCAACGCCACCAACCCCAACCTCTGGAACTCCTGGCGTGCCAGCCTGCTGCGCCAGCTCTATACCGGAACCCAGCGCGCACTGGGCCGGGGCCTGGAAAATCCGCTGGACAGGGAAGAGCAGATTCGCAGAACGCAGAGCACGGCCCTGGACATTCTGGTACGCGGCGGCACCGACCCGGACGATGCCGAACAGCTGTGGAGCCAGCTCGGCGACGACTATTTCCTGCGCCACACACCTGGCGACGTCGCCTGGCACACGGACGCCATTCTCCAGCACCCCGACGACGGCGGCACGCTGGTCCTGATCAAGGAAACTTCTCAGCAGGAGTTCGAAGGCGGCACGCAGATTTTCATCTACGCCCAGGATCAGCACGACTTCTTCGCAGTGACCGTGGCCGCGATGAGCCAGCTCAACCTGAACATCCACGATGCACGGATCATCACCTCCACCAGCCAGTTCACCCTGGATACCTATGTGGTGCTAGAGGCCGACGGCAGTTCGATCGGCAACAATCCGGCACGCATCCAGCAGATTCGCGAAGGCCTGATCGAAGCACTGAAGAACCCCGATGACTACCCGACCATCATCCAGCGTCGGGTACCGCGCCAGCTCAAGCACTTCGCCTTCGCCCCGCAGGTGACCATTCATAATGACGCGCAGCGGCCGGTGACCATCCTCGAGCTTACCGCCCCGGACCGCCCCGGACTGCTGGCACGGATCGGACGCATCTTCCTCGAATACGACCTGTCGCTGCAGAACGCCAAGATCGCCACCCTAGGCGAGCGCGTCGAAGACGTATTCTTCATTACCGACGACAAGGGCCAGCCGCTGTCCGATCCCGAGTTCTGCGCCCGCCTGCAGGAAGCGATCATCGCCAAGCTCGCCGAACCAAGTGCCCCGAGCACGACACAGATCACCTTCTGA
- the map gene encoding type I methionyl aminopeptidase, giving the protein MTVTIKSAEEIEKMRVAGRLAAEVLEMIGEHVKPGVTTEELDRICHDYIVNVQQAIPAPLNYKGFPKSICTSINHVVCHGIPNDKPLKDGDVLNIDVTVIKDGYHGDTSKMFMVGKVAEWAERLTKVTQECMYKGIELVKPGTRLGDIGEVIQKHAEKNGFSVVREYCGHGIGAVFHEEPQVLHYGKAGTGMELKEGMTFTIEPMINQGRPETRLLGDGWTAITKDRKLSAQWEHTVLVTADGYEIFTLRSDDTIARTSAGH; this is encoded by the coding sequence ATGACCGTCACCATCAAATCCGCCGAAGAAATCGAGAAAATGCGCGTCGCTGGTCGCCTGGCCGCCGAAGTGCTGGAGATGATCGGCGAGCACGTCAAGCCGGGCGTCACCACCGAAGAACTGGATCGCATCTGCCATGACTATATCGTCAACGTGCAGCAGGCGATTCCCGCCCCGCTCAACTACAAGGGCTTTCCCAAGTCGATCTGCACCTCGATCAACCACGTGGTGTGCCACGGCATCCCTAACGACAAGCCGCTGAAAGACGGTGACGTGCTGAACATCGACGTGACCGTGATCAAGGACGGCTACCACGGCGATACCAGCAAGATGTTCATGGTCGGAAAGGTCGCCGAATGGGCTGAGCGCCTGACCAAGGTCACCCAGGAGTGCATGTATAAAGGCATCGAGCTGGTCAAGCCGGGCACCCGCCTGGGCGATATCGGCGAAGTGATCCAGAAGCACGCGGAAAAGAACGGTTTCTCCGTGGTCCGCGAATACTGCGGCCATGGCATTGGCGCCGTGTTCCACGAGGAGCCGCAGGTGCTGCATTACGGCAAGGCCGGCACCGGCATGGAGCTCAAGGAAGGCATGACCTTCACCATCGAGCCGATGATCAACCAGGGTCGCCCGGAAACCCGCCTGCTCGGCGACGGCTGGACCGCCATCACCAAGGACCGCAAGCTCTCGGCGCAATGGGAGCACACCGTGCTGGTCACCGCCGATGGCTACGAGATTTTCACCCTGCGCAGCGATGACACCATCGCACGCACCTCAGCTGGCCACTGA
- the rpsB gene encoding 30S ribosomal protein S2, which translates to MSQVNMRDMLKAGVHFGHQTRYWNPKMGKYIFGARNKIHIINLEKTLPMFNDALSFVEKLAAGKNKILFVGTKRSAGKIVREEAARCNSPFVDHRWLGGMLTNYKTIRASIKRLRELEVQSQDGTFAKLTKKEALMRSRDLEKLDRSLGGIKDMGGLPDALFVIDVDHERIAITEANKLGIPVIGIVDTNSSPEGVDYIIPGNDDAIRAIQLYMGAMADAVIRGRSNAGGATEEFVEEAAAESAEG; encoded by the coding sequence ATGTCCCAAGTCAACATGCGCGATATGCTGAAGGCCGGTGTGCACTTCGGCCACCAGACCCGTTACTGGAACCCGAAAATGGGCAAGTACATTTTCGGCGCGCGCAACAAGATTCACATCATCAACCTCGAAAAAACCCTGCCGATGTTCAACGACGCCCTGTCGTTCGTTGAAAAGCTGGCTGCTGGCAAGAACAAGATCCTGTTCGTCGGCACCAAGCGTTCCGCTGGCAAGATCGTTCGCGAAGAAGCTGCTCGTTGCAACTCGCCGTTCGTCGATCACCGCTGGTTGGGCGGCATGTTGACCAACTACAAAACCATCCGCGCCTCGATCAAGCGTCTGCGTGAGCTGGAAGTTCAGTCCCAGGACGGTACTTTCGCCAAACTGACCAAGAAAGAAGCCCTGATGCGTTCGCGTGATCTGGAAAAACTGGATCGCAGCCTGGGCGGTATCAAGGACATGGGCGGCCTGCCGGACGCTCTGTTCGTGATCGACGTTGATCACGAGCGCATCGCTATCACCGAAGCCAACAAACTGGGTATCCCGGTCATCGGCATCGTCGATACCAACAGCAGCCCGGAAGGCGTTGACTACATCATCCCGGGTAACGACGACGCCATCCGCGCCATCCAGCTGTACATGGGTGCGATGGCTGACGCCGTGATCCGTGGTCGCAGCAACGCTGGCGGCGCGACTGAAGAGTTCGTCGAAGAAGCCGCGGCCGAGAGCGCCGAAGGCTGA
- the tsf gene encoding translation elongation factor Ts — MAEITAALVKELRERTGQGMMECKKALVAAGGDIEKAIDDMRASGAIKAAKKAGNIAAEGSIAVRVEGGRGVIIEVNSQTDFLALQDDFKAFVKESIDEAFEKNLTDAAPLIASRESAREALVAKCGENVNIRRLTAVSGETVGAYLHGHRIGVLVVLKGGNDELAKHVAMHVAASNPAVVSPDQVSEELVAKEKEIFLQLNAEKIAGKPENIVENMVKGRIAKFLAEASLVEQAFIMDPEVKVGDLVKKAGAEVVSFVRYEVGEGIEKAETDFAAEVAAQVAASKQ, encoded by the coding sequence ATGGCAGAAATTACTGCAGCCCTGGTTAAAGAACTGCGCGAGCGTACCGGCCAAGGCATGATGGAATGCAAGAAGGCTCTGGTTGCCGCTGGTGGCGACATCGAGAAAGCCATTGATGACATGCGCGCTTCCGGTGCCATCAAGGCTGCAAAAAAGGCTGGCAACATCGCCGCTGAAGGCTCCATCGCAGTTCGCGTCGAGGGTGGCCGTGGCGTGATCATCGAAGTCAACTCGCAGACCGACTTCCTTGCTCTGCAGGACGACTTCAAGGCCTTCGTCAAGGAAAGCATCGACGAAGCCTTCGAAAAGAACCTGACCGACGCTGCTCCGCTGATCGCTTCCCGCGAGTCGGCTCGTGAGGCGCTGGTTGCCAAGTGCGGCGAGAATGTCAACATCCGTCGTCTGACCGCTGTTTCCGGTGAAACCGTTGGTGCCTACCTGCACGGCCACCGCATCGGTGTTCTGGTTGTCCTGAAAGGCGGCAACGACGAGCTGGCCAAGCACGTTGCCATGCACGTTGCCGCTTCCAACCCGGCTGTTGTTTCCCCGGACCAGGTTTCCGAGGAGCTGGTTGCCAAGGAAAAAGAAATCTTCCTGCAGCTGAACGCCGAGAAGATCGCCGGCAAGCCGGAAAACATCGTCGAGAACATGGTCAAAGGCCGTATCGCCAAGTTCCTGGCCGAAGCCAGCCTGGTTGAGCAAGCCTTCATCATGGATCCGGAAGTCAAGGTCGGTGATCTGGTCAAGAAAGCCGGTGCAGAAGTCGTTTCCTTCGTTCGTTACGAAGTGGGCGAGGGCATCGAGAAGGCCGAGACCGACTTCGCTGCCGAAGTTGCCGCTCAGGTTGCTGCCAGCAAGCAGTAA
- the pyrH gene encoding UMP kinase: protein MAQQTTGRQPRYKRILLKLSGEALMGSEDFGIDPKVLDRMALEVGQLVGIGVQVGLVIGGGNLFRGAALSAAGMDRVTGDHMGMLATVMNALAMRDALERSNIPAIVMSAISMVGVTDHYDRRKAMRHLKTGEVVIFAAGTGNPFFTTDSAACLRAIEIDADVVLKATKVDGVYTADPFKDPHAEKFERLTYDEVLDRKLGVMDLTAICLCRDHNMPLRVFNMNKPGALLNVVVGGAEGTLIEEDAQ from the coding sequence ATGGCTCAGCAGACAACTGGTCGCCAACCTCGCTACAAACGCATTCTGCTCAAACTTAGCGGCGAAGCCCTGATGGGCTCGGAAGATTTCGGTATCGACCCTAAGGTGCTCGACCGCATGGCGCTTGAAGTCGGCCAACTGGTCGGTATCGGCGTGCAGGTCGGCCTGGTGATCGGTGGCGGTAACCTGTTCCGCGGTGCGGCGCTTTCCGCTGCCGGCATGGATCGCGTTACCGGTGACCACATGGGCATGCTGGCGACCGTGATGAACGCGCTGGCCATGCGTGATGCGCTGGAGCGCTCGAACATCCCGGCCATCGTCATGTCGGCGATTTCCATGGTCGGCGTGACCGATCATTACGATCGCCGCAAGGCCATGCGTCACCTGAAGACGGGTGAAGTGGTGATCTTCGCCGCGGGCACCGGCAACCCCTTCTTTACCACCGATTCGGCTGCCTGCCTGCGCGCCATCGAGATCGATGCCGACGTGGTTCTGAAGGCGACCAAGGTCGATGGCGTGTACACTGCCGACCCGTTCAAGGACCCGCATGCCGAGAAGTTCGAGCGCCTGACCTATGACGAAGTGCTCGATCGCAAGCTGGGCGTGATGGATCTGACCGCCATCTGCCTGTGCCGCGATCACAACATGCCGCTGCGGGTCTTCAACATGAACAAGCCCGGCGCCCTGCTGAACGTTGTAGTGGGTGGCGCCGAAGGAACTCTGATCGAGGAGGATGCACAATGA
- the frr gene encoding ribosome recycling factor, protein MINDIKKDAQERMSKSLEALGRNLASIRTGRAHPSILDSIKVPAWGSDMPLNQVAAITVEDARTLKIVAHDKNLSAAIEKAILTSDLGLNPSSAGTTIRVPMPALTEETRKGYTKQARGVAEDAKVAVRNVRRDALAELKKLSKAKEISEDEERRAADELQKITDKFIGDVDKALEVKEADLMAV, encoded by the coding sequence ATGATCAACGACATCAAGAAAGACGCTCAGGAGCGCATGAGCAAGTCCCTGGAGGCTCTGGGCCGTAACCTGGCTTCCATTCGTACCGGTCGTGCCCATCCGAGCATTCTCGACAGCATCAAGGTCCCGGCATGGGGCAGCGACATGCCGCTCAATCAGGTAGCCGCGATCACCGTCGAAGATGCGCGCACCCTGAAGATCGTCGCTCACGACAAGAACCTTAGTGCCGCCATCGAGAAGGCCATCCTGACTTCCGACCTGGGCCTGAACCCGAGCAGCGCCGGCACTACCATTCGCGTGCCGATGCCAGCCCTGACCGAGGAAACCCGCAAGGGCTACACCAAGCAAGCGCGTGGGGTTGCTGAGGATGCCAAGGTCGCGGTGCGCAATGTGCGTCGTGATGCCCTGGCCGAGCTGAAGAAACTGTCCAAGGCCAAGGAAATCAGCGAAGACGAAGAGCGTCGTGCCGCTGACGAGCTGCAGAAAATCACCGACAAGTTCATCGGTGATGTAGATAAGGCGCTCGAGGTTAAAGAAGCGGACCTGATGGCCGTTTGA
- the uppS gene encoding polyprenyl diphosphate synthase, whose protein sequence is MDKNKQGAVPRHVAIIMDGNNRWAKKRLLPGVAGHKAGVDAVRAVIEVCAESGVEVLTLFAFSSENWQRPAEEVGALMELFLGALRREAKRLLDNEISLRIIGDRSRFHPELQAAMRDAELLTAGNRRFTLQIAANYGGQWDIAQAAQRLAREVQAGHLQPEDITPQLLQGCLATGDLPLPDLCIRTGGEHRISNFLLWQFAYSELYFSDLYWPDFKHEAMRKALADFATRQRRFGKTSEQVEAEARS, encoded by the coding sequence ATGGACAAGAACAAGCAGGGGGCGGTGCCGCGGCATGTCGCCATCATTATGGATGGCAACAACCGCTGGGCGAAGAAGCGCCTGTTGCCTGGTGTGGCAGGGCACAAGGCCGGGGTCGATGCGGTTCGCGCGGTAATCGAAGTCTGTGCCGAGTCGGGTGTCGAGGTGCTAACCCTGTTCGCCTTTTCCAGTGAAAACTGGCAGCGCCCGGCCGAAGAGGTCGGCGCGCTGATGGAGTTGTTCCTCGGTGCGCTGCGTCGTGAGGCTAAGCGCCTATTGGATAACGAGATCAGTCTGCGCATTATCGGGGACCGCTCGCGGTTTCATCCCGAGTTGCAGGCGGCCATGCGCGACGCCGAGCTGCTGACAGCCGGAAACCGTCGTTTCACCTTGCAGATCGCTGCCAACTACGGCGGTCAGTGGGATATCGCTCAGGCCGCTCAGCGTTTGGCCCGTGAAGTGCAGGCAGGCCATCTGCAGCCTGAAGACATCACGCCGCAATTGCTTCAGGGCTGCCTGGCCACCGGTGACCTGCCGTTACCCGACCTGTGCATTCGCACTGGCGGCGAGCACCGCATCAGCAACTTCCTTCTCTGGCAGTTCGCTTACAGCGAACTGTACTTTTCCGACCTCTATTGGCCGGACTTCAAGCATGAGGCCATGCGCAAGGCGCTGGCCGATTTCGCTACCCGCCAGCGTCGCTTCGGCAAGACCAGCGAGCAGGTGGAAGCTGAGGCGCGCTCTTAA
- a CDS encoding phosphatidate cytidylyltransferase, which yields MLKQRIITALVLLPIALGGFFLLDGGAFALFIGAVVTLGAWEWARLAGFEAQSLRVAYAAAVAVLLGLLYLVPTVAPVVLAVAVLWWLLATFLVMTYPDSSRFWGGVPGRLLIGLLILLPAWQGLVLLKQWPQANALIIAVMVLVWGADIGAYFSGKTFGKRKLAPKVSPGKSWEGLYGGLVASLLITLLVGLQQGWSAVGLLLALAGAAVVVLISVVGDLTESMFKRQSGIKDSSNLLPGHGGVLDRIDSLTAAIPLFATLLWLAGWGSL from the coding sequence ATGCTCAAACAACGAATCATCACGGCTTTGGTGCTGTTGCCCATTGCCCTGGGCGGTTTTTTTCTGCTCGATGGCGGTGCCTTTGCCCTGTTCATCGGTGCAGTGGTCACGCTGGGTGCCTGGGAATGGGCGCGGCTGGCAGGGTTCGAGGCGCAGTCGTTGCGTGTGGCCTATGCGGCTGCAGTGGCTGTATTGCTCGGCCTGCTGTACTTGGTCCCGACCGTTGCTCCAGTAGTGTTGGCGGTGGCCGTGCTGTGGTGGTTACTCGCCACCTTTCTGGTAATGACTTACCCCGATAGCAGTCGTTTCTGGGGCGGGGTGCCGGGGCGTTTGCTGATTGGTTTGCTGATTCTGCTGCCGGCTTGGCAGGGGCTGGTTCTGCTCAAGCAGTGGCCGCAAGCCAATGCGCTGATCATCGCCGTGATGGTGTTGGTCTGGGGCGCGGACATTGGTGCTTACTTTTCCGGAAAAACCTTTGGCAAGCGCAAACTGGCGCCCAAAGTCAGCCCAGGCAAGAGTTGGGAAGGGCTCTATGGTGGTCTCGTAGCCAGTCTGTTGATCACTCTGTTGGTCGGGCTGCAACAGGGCTGGTCCGCTGTTGGGTTGCTGCTGGCTCTTGCCGGTGCTGCCGTGGTGGTGCTGATTTCCGTGGTTGGCGACTTGACTGAAAGCATGTTCAAGCGTCAGTCCGGGATCAAGGACAGCAGCAATCTGCTGCCGGGTCACGGCGGTGTACTGGATCGCATCGACAGCCTGACGGCAGCCATTCCGTTGTTCGCCACACTGCTCTGGTTGGCGGGTTGGGGTTCGCTGTGA
- the ispC gene encoding 1-deoxy-D-xylulose-5-phosphate reductoisomerase, translated as MSAVQQVTVLGATGSIGLSTLDVIARHPERYSVFALTGFSRLAELQVLCVQYRPRYAVVPDADSALELQNNLRAAGLTTEVLVGEAGLCAVSADAAVDCVMAAIVGAAGLRPTLAAVQAGKKVLLANKEALVMSGALFMQAVKQSGAVLLPIDSEHNAIFQCLPGDYSRGLQAVGVRRVLLTASGGPFRETPLADLERVTPEQACAHPNWSMGRKISVDSASMMNKGLESIEACWLFDARPEQIEVVIHRQSVIHSLVDYIDGSVLAQLGNPDMRTPIAHALAWPERIDSGVSPLDLFTVGRLDFERPDEQRFPCLRLAREAAQVGGSAPAMLNAVNEVAVEAFLQRRIRFTDIARMIESVLNAQPVQAVEALDAVFEADARARELAGQWLVGR; from the coding sequence GTGAGCGCAGTGCAGCAGGTCACCGTGCTGGGGGCAACTGGCTCCATCGGCCTCAGCACCCTGGATGTGATCGCGCGCCATCCTGAGCGCTACAGCGTCTTCGCGCTGACGGGCTTCTCGCGTCTGGCAGAGCTGCAGGTGCTGTGCGTGCAGTATCGCCCGCGCTACGCGGTGGTGCCTGATGCCGATTCAGCGCTCGAGCTGCAGAACAATCTGCGCGCTGCCGGGCTGACGACCGAAGTGCTGGTTGGTGAAGCAGGGCTGTGCGCCGTCTCTGCCGACGCCGCTGTCGATTGCGTAATGGCGGCCATTGTCGGTGCGGCAGGCCTCCGGCCGACGCTGGCGGCGGTGCAGGCTGGCAAGAAGGTGCTGCTGGCCAACAAGGAAGCGTTGGTGATGTCCGGCGCCTTGTTCATGCAGGCGGTCAAGCAGAGCGGGGCGGTGCTGCTGCCCATCGATAGCGAGCACAACGCGATTTTCCAATGCTTGCCGGGCGACTATTCGCGCGGTCTGCAGGCGGTCGGTGTGCGTCGCGTACTGCTGACGGCTTCCGGTGGACCTTTTCGCGAAACGCCGCTGGCCGACCTGGAACGTGTCACGCCGGAGCAGGCGTGCGCGCATCCGAACTGGTCGATGGGGCGCAAGATCTCGGTCGATTCGGCCAGCATGATGAACAAGGGGCTCGAGTCGATCGAAGCTTGCTGGCTATTCGATGCCCGTCCCGAGCAGATCGAGGTGGTCATCCACCGGCAGAGCGTGATTCATTCGCTGGTCGATTACATCGACGGTTCGGTACTGGCCCAGCTGGGTAATCCGGACATGCGCACGCCCATCGCGCATGCTTTGGCCTGGCCGGAGCGTATTGACTCGGGCGTATCGCCTCTGGATCTGTTTACCGTCGGTCGACTGGATTTCGAACGTCCCGACGAGCAGCGGTTCCCCTGTTTGCGCCTGGCGCGTGAGGCGGCGCAGGTCGGCGGCAGTGCGCCGGCGATGCTCAACGCGGTCAATGAGGTGGCAGTCGAGGCTTTCCTGCAGCGGCGCATCCGTTTCACTGATATCGCGCGTATGATTGAGTCCGTGTTGAACGCCCAGCCTGTGCAGGCTGTCGAAGCGCTCGACGCAGTATTCGAGGCCGATGCCCGTGCGCGTGAACTGGCTGGGCAGTGGCTCGTTGGTCGTTGA